Proteins encoded within one genomic window of Actinoplanes octamycinicus:
- a CDS encoding tetratricopeptide repeat protein, which translates to MQIDLGDAGSAVGTARTSADGGRVVSVEVAGRRAAGCLIAGRLVLTSAGATPEAGSEVIVCLAASGRIFTGVVAWRGTPGGPDDAALVRIGDPAWADLPGPDPVLGRLVTNRPELPALAFGIQKSEWAVRVTPWPVAGLVREDRFIAAEPMAGARADRLVTGDAEPARAERLVTGDAEPARAERLVTGDAEPARAERLVTSDAESVRAERLVTGDEESVRGERLVGGAAGDVAELAGAPVFCGGLLVGVTGDGLAVTSVSALCRDRGFQEAAGPAVPRLSPVELAAAQLTEPDDPRSPASLLRAGARVVGFRGRHRLMDELGAWCSGAGFAALLLHGPVGQGKSRVAHELAGRLTAGGWATLWLDEAAPDEAVAAVADVVVPLLIVVDGAESRPEQLRALLAACARHDGARPLRVLLLARTAGDWWQLARSDRLLEGTAVVALPVLHDEPDGRAEAYRQAVHDLAAVLPRVPGHAAHHWPALAEKLSAAPYDAGGRALTVQMRALADLLDAAGFGAALTRHKPVEDRLLTHEQRYWSFTAAWHGLDLPEPVAQDVLAVAALVRPDSVEQADRLLAGVAGLPADRRAPVRAWLADLFPAGAGRPWGGLRPDRLAERFAGQRLAASPGLVTPLLPVLTDSQRRRVLTGWARAARHTDLTDRLTVPLTSLCLRHADLLAAATAEAATSVAAPGPLVTALRRIAADPASDVDRLVAIADRLPRLGDLAPLAVEITQRLTDLHRRAGRTAELAAALHNLSVRLGDLDRHPAALAAIEEAVVLHRRLAAEQPETYEAALARSLSSLAVRLGVLEQPEPALVAVAEATELYGRLTERDAGAYRADLAGALLNLSLAFGAVEQYPQALAAAEQAVALHRQLVEERPEAYLADLAAALSVLGISLGILDRNEPSRAVAEEAVALRRRLAEQRPEAFLPGLASALTDLAVRRIVLGEKDDALEAVEEALTIRYQLAEERPESVDAEGLEWSLHVHRVISGQEGE; encoded by the coding sequence TCGGCGATCCGGCCTGGGCCGACCTGCCCGGGCCCGACCCGGTCCTCGGGCGGCTGGTGACGAACCGGCCGGAGCTGCCCGCCCTGGCCTTCGGGATCCAGAAGTCGGAGTGGGCCGTCCGGGTGACGCCGTGGCCGGTGGCCGGCTTGGTCCGCGAGGACCGGTTCATCGCGGCCGAGCCGATGGCTGGGGCGCGCGCGGACCGGCTGGTGACCGGCGACGCCGAGCCGGCGCGCGCGGAACGGCTCGTGACCGGCGACGCCGAGCCGGCGCGCGCGGAACGGCTCGTGACCGGCGACGCCGAGCCGGCGCGCGCGGAACGGCTCGTGACCAGCGACGCGGAGTCGGTGCGCGCGGAACGGCTGGTGACCGGCGACGAGGAGTCGGTGCGCGGGGAACGGCTGGTGGGCGGTGCGGCTGGGGACGTGGCGGAGCTGGCCGGCGCGCCGGTGTTCTGCGGTGGGCTGCTGGTCGGGGTGACCGGCGACGGGCTGGCGGTGACCTCGGTCAGCGCCCTGTGCCGGGACCGAGGTTTTCAGGAGGCCGCCGGGCCCGCGGTGCCCCGGCTGTCGCCGGTCGAGCTGGCCGCGGCGCAGCTGACCGAGCCGGACGATCCGCGGTCGCCGGCGTCGCTGCTGCGGGCCGGGGCCCGGGTGGTCGGCTTCCGCGGCCGGCACCGGCTGATGGACGAGCTGGGCGCCTGGTGTTCCGGGGCCGGGTTCGCGGCGCTGCTGCTGCACGGGCCGGTCGGGCAGGGCAAGTCCCGGGTCGCCCACGAGCTGGCCGGGCGGCTGACCGCGGGCGGCTGGGCGACGCTGTGGCTGGACGAGGCGGCCCCGGACGAGGCGGTCGCCGCGGTCGCCGACGTGGTGGTGCCGCTGCTGATCGTGGTGGACGGCGCGGAGAGCCGTCCCGAGCAGCTGCGGGCGCTGCTGGCGGCCTGCGCCCGGCACGACGGGGCGCGGCCGCTGCGGGTGCTGCTGCTGGCCCGGACGGCCGGGGACTGGTGGCAGCTGGCGCGTTCCGACCGGCTGCTCGAGGGCACGGCGGTGGTGGCGTTGCCGGTGCTGCACGACGAGCCGGACGGGCGGGCCGAGGCGTACCGGCAGGCGGTCCACGACCTGGCCGCGGTGCTGCCGCGGGTGCCCGGGCACGCCGCGCACCACTGGCCGGCGCTGGCCGAGAAGCTGTCCGCGGCGCCGTACGACGCCGGCGGGCGGGCGCTGACCGTGCAGATGCGGGCGCTCGCCGACCTGCTCGACGCGGCCGGGTTCGGCGCCGCGCTGACCCGGCACAAACCGGTCGAGGACCGGCTGCTCACCCACGAGCAGCGCTACTGGTCGTTCACCGCCGCCTGGCACGGGCTGGACCTGCCGGAGCCGGTGGCGCAGGACGTGCTGGCCGTCGCGGCGCTGGTCCGGCCGGACAGCGTGGAGCAGGCCGACCGCCTGCTGGCCGGCGTCGCCGGGCTGCCCGCGGACCGGCGGGCCCCGGTCCGGGCCTGGCTGGCCGACCTCTTCCCGGCCGGCGCCGGGCGGCCGTGGGGCGGGCTGCGGCCGGACCGGCTCGCCGAGCGGTTCGCCGGGCAGCGCCTGGCCGCCTCCCCCGGCCTGGTCACCCCGCTGCTGCCGGTGCTCACCGACAGCCAGCGGCGGCGGGTGCTGACCGGGTGGGCGCGGGCGGCCCGGCACACCGACCTGACCGACCGGCTCACCGTGCCGCTGACCAGCCTCTGCCTGCGGCACGCCGACCTGCTCGCGGCGGCCACCGCCGAGGCGGCGACCAGCGTCGCGGCGCCCGGGCCGCTGGTCACCGCGCTGCGCCGGATCGCCGCCGATCCGGCCTCCGACGTGGACCGGCTGGTGGCGATCGCGGACCGGCTGCCCCGGCTCGGCGACCTCGCCCCGCTGGCCGTCGAGATCACCCAGCGGCTCACCGACCTGCACCGGCGGGCCGGGCGGACCGCGGAGCTGGCCGCCGCGCTGCACAACCTGTCGGTCCGGCTCGGTGACCTGGACCGGCACCCGGCGGCGCTGGCCGCGATCGAGGAGGCGGTGGTGCTGCACCGGCGGCTCGCCGCGGAGCAGCCGGAGACCTACGAGGCGGCGCTGGCCCGGTCGCTGAGCAGCCTGGCGGTCCGGCTCGGCGTGCTGGAGCAGCCGGAGCCGGCGCTGGTCGCGGTGGCCGAGGCGACCGAGCTCTACGGGCGGCTCACCGAGCGGGACGCCGGGGCGTACCGGGCGGATCTGGCCGGGGCGTTGCTGAACCTGTCGCTCGCGTTCGGGGCGGTCGAGCAGTATCCGCAGGCCCTGGCGGCGGCGGAGCAGGCGGTGGCGCTGCACCGGCAGCTCGTCGAGGAGCGGCCGGAGGCCTATCTGGCGGATCTGGCGGCGGCGTTGAGCGTGCTCGGGATCAGTTTGGGGATCCTGGACCGCAACGAGCCGAGCCGGGCGGTGGCCGAGGAGGCGGTGGCCCTCCGGCGGCGGCTGGCCGAGCAGCGGCCGGAGGCGTTCCTGCCGGGTCTGGCGTCGGCGCTGACCGATCTGGCGGTGCGGCGCATCGTGCTCGGCGAGAAGGACGACGCGCTGGAGGCGGTGGAGGAGGCGCTCACGATCCGCTACCAGCTCGCCGAGGAACGGCCGGAGAGCGTCGACGCCGAGGGGCTGGAGTGGTCGTTGCACGTGCACCGGGTGATCTCCGGCCAGGAGGGCGAGTAG
- the asnB gene encoding asparagine synthase (glutamine-hydrolyzing) translates to MCGLSAYFSSRSDAGPLDEAGAAAFAAALETMRHRGPDDTRVVHGNGYALGFNRLAIIDREQSVQPLHYADRWSVVFNGEIYNYQELRAELIREHGATFATQGDSEVLAAAFHYWGEAALPRLRGMFAFVAYDHRTGTVHAARDAFGIKPLYLLETADGLWLASERKALDPFAAPAGAALHTDAIGHYLTFQYVPDPITLHRHIRRLPPGHRLVWTPGGGVREHRWFRPSLRPLRLQPEVAHQAIQDALRASVRKHLRADVPVGTFLSSGVDSSAVAALAAEAQPGIHAFTAGFAADGYSEIDVAQDTARQLGIPLTPTVVTDEQVLAELPRIVQLLDDPVADPSLIPLYFLARTASRYVTVVLSGEGADELFGGYTIYREPLSLSTVDKLPPSVKRGLHHLAHVLPEGVRGRSFLERGTTPIEQRYYGNARIFDPDEKARLMRFTAEPHTAITAQLYAETADVDEVASMQYVDLHTWLPGDILVKADRMSMAHSLELRVPFLDQQVYAAAAGLATELKLPHGSRSTKAALREAMRGIVPESVRDRTKLGFPTPTRLWLRGQIGDWVDHLLATSQTGHLLDLDYARGLLAEHRAGTADRSRKVWTVAMFCLWHAINVERTITVAQPAQVPVAF, encoded by the coding sequence ATGTGCGGTCTGAGCGCATACTTCAGCAGCCGGTCCGATGCCGGGCCGCTGGATGAGGCGGGCGCGGCTGCCTTCGCCGCCGCACTGGAGACGATGCGGCACCGGGGGCCGGACGACACCCGGGTCGTGCACGGCAACGGTTACGCGCTCGGGTTCAACCGGCTGGCGATCATCGACCGGGAGCAGTCGGTGCAGCCGCTGCACTACGCGGACCGGTGGTCGGTGGTCTTCAACGGGGAGATCTACAACTACCAGGAGCTGCGGGCCGAGCTGATCCGGGAGCACGGCGCCACCTTCGCCACGCAGGGCGACAGCGAGGTGCTCGCGGCCGCCTTCCACTACTGGGGTGAGGCGGCGCTGCCCCGGCTGCGCGGCATGTTCGCCTTCGTGGCCTACGACCACCGGACCGGGACGGTGCACGCGGCCCGGGACGCGTTCGGGATCAAGCCGCTCTACCTGCTGGAGACCGCCGACGGCCTGTGGCTGGCCAGCGAGCGCAAGGCCCTCGACCCGTTCGCGGCGCCGGCCGGCGCGGCCCTGCACACCGACGCGATCGGGCACTACCTGACCTTCCAGTACGTGCCGGACCCGATCACCCTGCACCGGCACATCCGGCGGCTGCCGCCCGGGCACCGGCTGGTCTGGACGCCCGGCGGCGGGGTCCGCGAGCACCGCTGGTTCCGGCCGTCGCTGCGGCCGTTGCGCCTGCAGCCCGAGGTCGCCCACCAGGCGATCCAGGACGCGCTGCGGGCCAGCGTCCGCAAGCACCTGCGGGCCGACGTGCCGGTCGGCACGTTCCTGTCCTCCGGCGTCGACTCGTCCGCGGTGGCCGCGCTGGCCGCCGAGGCGCAGCCGGGCATCCACGCCTTCACCGCCGGGTTCGCCGCCGACGGCTACTCGGAGATCGACGTCGCCCAGGACACCGCCCGCCAGTTGGGCATCCCGCTGACCCCGACGGTGGTCACCGACGAGCAGGTCCTCGCCGAGCTGCCGCGGATCGTGCAGCTGCTCGACGACCCGGTGGCCGACCCGTCGCTGATCCCGCTCTACTTCCTGGCCCGCACCGCCTCGCGGTACGTCACCGTGGTGCTCTCCGGCGAGGGCGCCGACGAGCTGTTCGGCGGCTACACGATCTACCGCGAGCCGCTTTCCCTGTCCACCGTCGACAAGCTGCCGCCGAGCGTCAAACGCGGCCTCCACCACCTGGCCCACGTCCTGCCCGAGGGGGTGCGCGGCCGGTCCTTCCTGGAGCGCGGCACCACCCCGATCGAGCAGCGTTACTACGGCAACGCCCGGATCTTCGACCCGGACGAGAAGGCCCGGCTCATGCGCTTCACCGCCGAGCCGCACACGGCGATCACCGCGCAGCTGTACGCCGAGACCGCCGACGTCGACGAGGTGGCCTCCATGCAGTACGTGGACCTGCACACCTGGCTGCCCGGCGACATCCTGGTCAAGGCCGACCGGATGAGCATGGCGCACAGCCTGGAGCTGCGCGTCCCGTTCCTGGACCAGCAGGTCTACGCGGCCGCCGCCGGCCTGGCCACCGAGCTCAAGCTGCCGCACGGCTCGCGCAGCACCAAGGCGGCCCTGCGCGAGGCGATGCGCGGCATCGTCCCGGAGTCCGTGCGGGACCGCACCAAGCTGGGCTTCCCCACCCCCACCCGGCTGTGGCTGCGCGGCCAGATCGGCGACTGGGTGGACCACCTGCTGGCCACCTCGCAGACCGGTCACCTGCTCGACCTGGACTATGCCCGGGGCCTGCTGGCCGAGCACCGGGCCGGGACCGCCGACCGCTCCCGCAAGGTCTGGACGGTGGCGATGTTCTGCCTGTGGCACGCGATCAATGTGGAGCGCACCATCACGGTCGCGCAGCCGGCCCAGGTCCCCGTCGCCTTCTGA
- a CDS encoding ArsR/SmtB family transcription factor, with product MTDEREPRVLDVDALKALAHTLRQQMLTRLQQRGPATSAELAAEFGADRGATSYHLRQLARFGFIEEDTERSAGRRRYWRSVPADLRLPQQSDDPETAAAAAEVGRQWFERGIREQRDFLDNRDRLGEFGAAALHSYGGLRLTADELLQFGEAYVAFLKSWQRPPGQESPGSRHVTVLFHAFPGAAS from the coding sequence ATGACGGACGAGAGAGAACCCCGGGTCCTCGACGTGGACGCGCTCAAGGCGCTCGCGCATACCCTGCGCCAGCAGATGCTGACCCGGCTGCAGCAGCGCGGACCGGCCACCTCCGCCGAGCTGGCCGCCGAGTTCGGGGCGGACCGCGGCGCGACCAGCTACCACCTGCGGCAGCTGGCCCGGTTCGGGTTCATCGAGGAGGACACCGAGCGGTCCGCGGGGCGCCGCCGCTACTGGCGCTCGGTGCCGGCCGACCTGCGGCTGCCCCAGCAGTCCGACGACCCGGAGACCGCGGCCGCCGCCGCCGAGGTGGGCCGGCAGTGGTTCGAGCGGGGCATCCGGGAGCAGCGCGACTTCCTCGACAACCGGGACCGGCTCGGCGAGTTCGGCGCCGCCGCGCTGCACTCGTACGGCGGGTTGCGGCTCACCGCCGACGAGCTGCTCCAGTTCGGCGAGGCGTATGTCGCGTTCCTGAAGAGCTGGCAGCGCCCGCCCGGCCAGGAGAGCCCGGGCAGCCGGCACGTCACCGTGCTCTTCCACGCCTTCCCGGGGGCGGCGTCATGA
- a CDS encoding MFS transporter, which yields MSGLWRNRDFTALWTGQVVATLGATITATAMPLLVLATTGSARDAGLVGAAGTLPYLLVNLPAGALVDRLRRHRILLIGQLVAALTMVTVPVAIRFGWLSVAQLCAVMFVQGVCFVFVSLAERAALPRVVPPGQLATAIAHNEARQRGAGLAGRPLGGVLFAAGHALPFLLDAVSYLVAAVALLFVRRDLDSGTPPAERSLWRSAAEGLRWVWRHPLVRAAILLVAASNLVFQALVLVLVVLAQRHGASASEIGVMLGVYSGGGLLGAVAAGRLHRHFSPRMVIVGVNWVWVALLPLFLVAGQPWLLGLIGAATSFVGPLWNVVLGTYMTTLVPNELLGRVGSAGMTLSWGVLPLGSLLAGFLLDGIGPAGVVGVLAGIMLVTAVAATVSPAVRAAPPLAGSPAPDRVRG from the coding sequence ATGAGCGGGCTGTGGCGCAACCGGGACTTCACCGCGCTGTGGACCGGCCAGGTGGTGGCCACCCTCGGCGCCACGATCACCGCCACCGCCATGCCGCTGCTGGTGCTGGCCACCACCGGCTCGGCCCGGGACGCGGGCCTGGTCGGCGCCGCCGGCACGCTGCCTTACCTGCTGGTCAACCTGCCGGCCGGGGCGCTGGTGGACCGGCTGCGGCGGCACCGGATCCTGCTGATCGGCCAGCTGGTCGCCGCCCTGACCATGGTCACGGTGCCGGTCGCGATCCGGTTCGGGTGGCTGAGCGTGGCCCAGTTGTGCGCGGTCATGTTCGTCCAGGGCGTCTGTTTCGTCTTCGTCAGCCTGGCCGAGCGTGCCGCGCTGCCCCGGGTGGTGCCGCCCGGGCAGCTGGCCACCGCGATCGCCCACAACGAGGCCCGGCAGCGCGGCGCGGGCCTGGCCGGGCGGCCGCTGGGCGGGGTGCTGTTCGCCGCCGGGCACGCCCTGCCGTTCCTGCTCGACGCGGTGTCCTACCTGGTCGCCGCGGTCGCGCTGCTGTTCGTGCGCCGCGACCTGGACAGCGGGACTCCGCCCGCCGAGCGGTCGCTGTGGCGCTCGGCCGCCGAGGGGCTGCGCTGGGTGTGGCGCCATCCGCTGGTCCGCGCCGCGATCCTGCTGGTCGCCGCGAGCAACCTGGTCTTCCAGGCGCTCGTCCTGGTGCTCGTGGTGCTCGCCCAGCGGCACGGCGCGAGCGCCTCCGAGATCGGCGTGATGCTCGGTGTCTACAGCGGTGGCGGGCTGCTCGGCGCGGTCGCCGCGGGCCGGCTGCACCGGCACTTCTCGCCCCGGATGGTGATCGTCGGGGTGAACTGGGTGTGGGTGGCGCTGCTGCCGCTCTTCCTGGTCGCCGGGCAGCCGTGGCTGCTGGGCCTGATCGGGGCGGCCACCTCGTTCGTCGGTCCGCTGTGGAACGTGGTGCTCGGCACCTACATGACCACGCTCGTGCCGAACGAGCTGCTCGGCCGGGTCGGCAGCGCCGGCATGACCCTGTCCTGGGGCGTGCTGCCGCTCGGGTCGCTGCTGGCCGGGTTCCTGCTCGACGGGATCGGGCCGGCCGGGGTGGTCGGGGTGCTGGCCGGCATCATGCTGGTCACCGCGGTCGCGGCGACGGTCAGCCCGGCGGTGCGGGCGGCGCCGCCGCTGGCCGGCTCCCCGGCGCCGGACCGCGTCCGGGGATGA